The region AGTCAACACTTCGAAGGTGGTAAGAAGACTTACATGAACAACGTTCCAACAGTATTTCCACTAtcaaaaacacacaaaaaggTGAATACAGAACCTCGAAGAACACTCATCCGTGTCAACACACCAGCAAGGACGGCTAATACCATCCCCTCTGACAGATCCAGCGAGGCAGTAATTGAAGGTGGGAAGGAGTTAACTGACCGTGATGCTCCACTTGCTGCTGAACAAGCTGCTTGCTTGAAAAGttacaaaatgaaatgaaagtgttATCTATCAAACATGAAGGTTTGCAGAATCAAATAGAAAGCTTGAAATTTGGATTCCATCGATTCGACTCACCACTTTCTCGCTCTTTCTGCATTTCTGAATGCTGGAGACATTTGTTCACGCTTAAGGTATTGGGGCTCAAACAACTCAAGCATACAATTTCCTGAATTGGAGAAAAAAGGCCAGAAACGCTCATTAGAACCAAAAGATGAACTGTTTTTAACTCTTTTTCGTCTTAGGGTGAATATTCCAGAAAAAGTTCTGGCTGATAATTACAAGATTAGTGTGGCAGAGGTATCCAGGATATTTCTCACCTGGTTGGACTTGATTTACTCCAGATTAGTACAGCTACCGGCATGGGCTTCAAAGAACACCATCCAAACGACAATGCCAGAGTGTTTCCGTGGAAAATACCCATTAACTAGAGTAATCATTGACTGTACTAagatttttattgaaaaaccaTCATGTTTCAGAGCTCAGTCAGGAACATATTCTTCTTACAAAAGTCATAATAATGCAAAAGGTCTAATAGGTATCGCTCCACACGTAGCTGTTACCTTTGTTTCCGAACTGTACGGGGGACACTGTAGCAACAAGGCAATTGTGGAGGACTGTGGTATACTACAACTTTTGGAGGAAGGTGACTCAGTTATGGCAAATAGAGGTTTTGAGATTCAGGGCTTGCTTGCAAAAAAGAAAGTGTACTTGAATATCCCACCATTTATGAGGTGCAAAGAGCAATTGAGCTCAGAGGAAGAGGATGAAACCCGTGATGTAGCTTCAGTAAGAATCCACGTGGAAAGGGCAATTGAGCGTGTAAAAAATTACAACATTTTGACATTCCTAACTCTATGGCAGAGGACTTAAACAAAATTTGGAAAGTATGTGCTTTATTAACAAACTTGAAAGGATGTCTTTTTACATAACTTCAAATTATGTATGCCTGACTGTGGACCTGTTTTGTGCAGTAAGAGTACATGTAAACTAATCGCTTGCAAGAGAAGTAAACTACCAGTCATaagttttgtttgttgttggaCGGAAAAGGGGTGTTTTTTTCGGTGATTATATGCAGGCCCTCTTCCCCCACACTAACACGCTCCATCCCTGATTGAATTTGTGGTTATTTGTATGTAAAGATATTAGGGTACAAGGGAATACCCCTTTTCACACGTGTTGTTAAAAGCTCAGGGACCATAGCAAACAAATAAAAGTCAACATGTTTTTGCCTTTTAAGGCTACCTAAAAGGTTGGGTCAAAGTATATCTGCTCAACATGGATGTCCTCTGCTGCTGAGGTATACGTATAAACTACAAAGTCACACCATTGCATTCTTCTTATTGCCATCCCTCCTTGCACTTGTGAATAGTAGGGATGTTTCCTCTTCAGTCTGAGGCCAGAATCAGTTAATTCtaaacaaaaattctttgttttggtTGCAAGGGTAACTAATAATCTGGTGTTTTCAGGATAAACCTTCTCTGGAAATAACTTGTATTTCATCTCTAGGTTTCCAACTGGACTGCCTGTGTTGCTGGGGTCATGTACTTCACCATCAACACTTGCATTGTCCTGGTCAATAACAACACCCTTCTCTTCTACCCACACCCCCGAGTGGCCATGGTTGAGCTGATATTCAACATATTTGTCCTTAATCACTGGTTCAAGTCTGAGTCCTTCAGCACACTGAAATGGTGTGGTTGTCCTTGTTCTGTATTGAAATAGGTCTCTGACAAGGCGATCTGGTGCAGTTGTTGACTTCACCAAACTTTGATGCTGTGATTCTTCCAGTCCTATATTTAAACCATTCCGGGTTGGATGATTGTCCCCTTGTCCTCTCCTCAACATCAATAGCCACTGAATTGTTGATTTTAATTTGACTAAGAAAATTTTGACACTCTTCCCTGAACATAGGATTTGTTAAGTAAAATTCATCAGAGATGACTTGACCTTTATAAGGTATTTCCACAAAACTAGTATTTCCATTTTTCACAGTTTGTGATGCTTCATTAGTAGTGTTTGCTGTAGGCTGTTCATGGCAATCTGCTTCAAATTGCTTTTCTTGGTAACCCTGTGGGTTGTCCTCTGGGGTTATCAAAACAGAATGTGAAATGAGAAGGTGTGAATCATTTGAGAAATTGCTGCCAAAGGGTTCACATTCATTCCCATCAATCAAGTCAAGTTATCGCTTCTTACAAGGTGAAGGATGTTCCACTTCCGTGGGTGTACTTGCCTGAGTTTCAAGGCAAGGTTTTCGCTTCCCTGTCAAATAGTCGTGATCCATAGCAACCAAGCACTTGGTGtacttattttcaaaatcttctaCAATAACAGGCTCGTAATCATTTTCCTCAAGTACATCTACTAACATTGGTTTTGATTTATCAGAATTTGCTTTTAAGtcacaacaaaatgaaaaataggcccgcaatgcgtacatgtgtggcTTACGAAATTAAGCTGCTTTGATGGGGGACGTTACAAATtaaaaggatctgttttgtcattgagtTTCTATTAGTAGAGCTAGTATCTGATTACGGTTAGTTTTCAATATTGTTCCTCTCAATCAATACAATAAGATAATTGACATACATCCGTCCtgaaatgcttattttcaaGATGAGGGTTATTAGGTAAAGTTTTATGGAGGtgtcattttgacaacagaGGTTGCGCATGTAACCTGAGGATTTAAGGAACTGAAAAAATGTCAGCAT is a window of Montipora foliosa isolate CH-2021 chromosome 5, ASM3666993v2, whole genome shotgun sequence DNA encoding:
- the LOC138002451 gene encoding uncharacterized protein, which translates into the protein MASRAEREGFTCCVPGCFNNDKRNRVNIPEKVLADNYKISVAEVSRIFLTWLDLIYSRLVQLPAWASKNTIQTTMPECFRGKYPLTRVIIDCTKIFIEKPSCFRAQSGTYSSYKSHNNAKGLIGIAPHVAVTFVSELYGGHCSNKAIVEDCGILQLLEEGDSVMANRGFEIQGLLAKKKVYLNIPPFMRCKEQLSSEEEDETRDVASVRIHVERAIERVKNYNILTFLTLWQRT